Proteins from one Chanodichthys erythropterus isolate Z2021 chromosome 15, ASM2448905v1, whole genome shotgun sequence genomic window:
- the LOC137002205 gene encoding uncharacterized protein has protein sequence MYAVVTLQDTDEVMVVASNWLSTDKKQSYWPPFKAPEKFMDAVQNRLKPETGGKPWEKLNISFHTEYVSFDKAKEEKKVMKEQKEWSNKGFGILKRQRLENAVGMLKNQLQQFPPVPPVSTSRMDDKKELLQMLGDIKSMVQENSAMLKKLLKDNTVSEAPSSTSVLSKDIKTNLNLPLKTFDDVDRIERELNTAASRKKYVKYLSMFGGFGPRDIIKNIMQKVLTDDLAKEFNWQGRGDKRPFSQLILADVIRDAAFRRNVIRVDCENEIKKYLSYRADRLRKKPREQGGIGPVVPNVIAATSVDDDEEMDEEEIWKLLAD, from the exons ATGTATGCAGTTGTCACCCTGCAAGACACAGATGAGGTGATGGTGGTAGCATCAAACTGGTTGAGCACAGACaagaaacaaagttactggcCCCCATTCAAAGCGCCAGAGAAGTTCATGGATGCTGTTCAGAACAGACTTAAACCTGAAACAGGAGGGAAGCCATGGGAGAAATTAAATATTAGTTTTCACACTGAATATG TCTCATTTGACAAGGcaaaagaagagaaaaaagtaatgaaagaacaaaaagaatg gtCAAATAAAGGCTTTGGAATACTAAAAAGACAAAGACTTGAAAATGCTGTAGGAATGTTAAAAAATCAGTTACAACAGTTTCCTCCAGTACCACCTGTGTCTACATCCAGAATGGATG ACAAGAAGGAGCTCCTCCAAATGCTGGGAGACATCAAAAGTATGGTTCAGGAAAACTCTGCCATGTTAAAGAAACTACTGAAAGATAACACAGTTTCTGAAGCCCCCAGCAGTACCAGTGTGCTCTCTAAAGATATTAAAACAAACCTCAATCTGCCTCTTAAAACCTTTGACGATGTGGACAGGATTGAAAGGGAGCTCAACACTGCAGCATCACGCAAAAAATAT GTAAAATATCTGTCAATGTTTGGAGGCTTTGGGCCCAGGGACATTATTAAGAATATTATGCAGAAAGTCCTAACAGATGATCTGGCAAAGGAGTTCAACTGGCAGGGGAGAGGAGATAAAAGACCCTTCTCTCAGCTCATTTTAGCAGATGTAATCAGAG ATGCTGCATTTAGACGAAATGTAATCAGGGTTGACtgtgaaaatgaaataaaaaaatatctgagttacagAGCTGATCGACTCAGAAAGAAACCAAGAGAACAAGGAG GTATTGGGCCTGTGGTCCCAAATGTGATTGCCGCAACATCAGTGGACGATGATGAAGAGATGGATGAAGAAGAAATTTGGAAACTCCTTGCTGACTGA